AACACTTGCATACAAGCATTGATGTGAATCATCCGGAGACCATGTCTGAATCGGACAAGAAAAAGCTCAATGGCCCGGACGGAGCAAAACTTGAGCAGTTCATAAGCAAAAATCATCCGGGCTTAGATTATGCCTGGCGCAATGCCGCGTATTGCATGCAAGTAACTGAAGGAATTAAGAACAACCTGAAGACACTTACAGGCGGTGGCGTTAAGAAACTAAGCAACTCACATTATGTAGTTATGGGCACCGACTTTTATCCGGCAGACAGACCGGCTAGTGAATCGCAAATTCTTGCCAATAAAGCCCCAACTGGACAAGACGGCAAAGCGCCATTTAGAGATTGGTGCGCGCCAATGACAAAACAAGCTGATGGTAACTATCACAGCCAACTGGTCTTTTTTAAACGCACGGAAGCACCTGTAATTGGTGAAAGATCTCCGCATGACGGTTGGCTACCACCGGCTCTGGCGCAAGGAGCAATTCCAGCCAACAACATGCTGAAATTTATGTTCCACTTGGGAGATCCGGGCAGTCCGCAGGCGTCGGTTGTCTTTTTACATCCAAGTCCAAATTCTCCGTTTGCTGATGTCCCGACAGGCAATAAGCAAACTGAATATCAGTGCACGCAGGCTATAAAGGTGCCGTCTACTTCCGATCCAAACGTCAAAGTAACCTGGCAGGTTCGTGCGCGCGATCAGCACAGCAATCATTATCCGGGGCAATCAAATCCATCAGGCCCACCTGATCCAAATTCAGCCGCCAAATATTTTACCGACTTCCCTGGGGCAAAAAATGTTGTTCGCCACAAAGAGTCTTGGATGCCTTCTGCATTTGCCGCCAATGGTTATAACGATCAGTGGTGCTCTCCTGATAATCAGCAAGGCTGCCAGGCTCTGGCTGCCGAATTTGCCGTAACCTGTCCTGTGGTGGAGAATCCGCCGCCTGGTGAAACCCCTGATCCAAAACCAAATCCACAACCAAAACCAAATCCGCCGGTCTGGTCGCCACCACCGCCACCGCCGTGCTGGGCCACGTCTTATTTTAGAGTCGAACCAGCCTTTGCCACACCAGGCACCATCTGGGCTCTGCTCTACACCTCGTGCCGTTATTACAACGGCTGCGGTCAACTTATAAATGCAACTCACTCATAGTCCTATTTAAACAAGAGGAATCAATCATGAAAGCTCAACATAGGAAGGAAGCCAAAGGAAATACTCTGGTCATGATGGTGACCTTATTTCTCTTTGTCACCTTCATGATCGGCATGGTGATGATGGTCTACAACCAGTATCTAGGTGGACACAAGCAGGCAACTACTGCTATTGACGCAGCCGCCTTGCAAGCCGCCAAAGATATGACGCTCATTACCGTCGATGGCCCGCTTGGAAAAATAGGTCTTGTGGATAATCCGGCGCCAACCGGCAATAAGTATCCAGTAATTGGCGTCAACACTCTAGTCGGAACATTACGTCTTGATGCCCTTATTGCCAGTCAATTAGGCAACAAGAATATTTTGTATCTGGTGGCACAAGACAGCGCACGAGCAGTTACCGCAATCAATCAATTGCGCCAGCGCATTGAGCTTTCTCGCACCGGTCAAGCTGGTGCCTTTGACCGTGACGGCAATGCAGTAAATATCAAAAAAAACGCCCAGGATACTTATACTGCCAATGCAGTTAGATTAGGTAATAAAAAAAGTGGTGATGCTTCAACGACTATTGATATTCAAATAGGAACAATGACAGTTGATTCAAGTACCGGACAAACAAATATACCTACGCCCAGTCAGCCTGGATCTGCAGCCACTGATGCTGACATCAATGGCTCCAATTCCTACATTGCCAACGGCATGCGCTTCTACAAACCAAACGTCAACATTGCCATGCCAGGACTAAGTGGTATGAATATTCGACTACTTTCACTGGCTGATTCAGTTTCTCTGATTGATAAAGCATATTTCAGCCAGGTAACAGGCGCAGGCTCAGGCACTGATCTGTCGACAGCAATGTCCCAATTGCCTTCATGCGTGCAAGTAACAGCTAACGAACAAGTAAACTCTATAGTATCGCCGGGTGGAACTCCTGTGAACAAAGCTGTTCAGGTGATTTCTACAGCCACGGCCGGCGGTCAGCGCATGACTGCAGCCACCGGCACACTCGCCGTTAGTTTCCCACAAGGATTTCCCGGCAATCCAGCAGCTGCAGCTAACGACAGCACACCACTTACTTTTAATAGCGTCAAATCAATTATGAACGCTGTGCAGTATTCCGACGCCAAGGCTGCAACACCAAGTGTCGATGCAACAGATGAGTCACAGACTTGGAATGGCGGCGCCAAAGGTGTTTGGTTGAAAGCCAATGGAAGCAATTTCCCTTCATCGGGATCACTGGACAAACTCAACTTCAAAGGTCTGCCGGGAAGAGACTCCGACAATCCTAGCGTGTCTTTGTCGTTTATGGTTTATGACTGGTTGCGCAGTATGGGACTTCGACCAAATCCCAAGTCCGTTATCGATGCGTTGAGCTTTGATTTAAAGACTTACGTTAACGGCAACTCTCAACCGAAGTCATTTCCAATTACACAAGGAGCAAGTTATCTTGAACCGGTCTATGCTCAAGAACAACAATTGCCGGGAATTCTAACGGCGATAATGGTGCTCAATGACGGCAACGGTGATCCGCGTGACTTAACTCGTTGGTCTCAAGATCCTTCTGCTTATTCCCGACAGGAAGTAAGAATGTGGGGTTATATACCGGCCGATCCTGTGTTGCCGACAGGAGCCTCTGTTGCTCTCATCACTCCTGAAGGAGATGTAAAAACAACAGACGGCAATCCAATTAAGGATTTGACGGATTTTGAAAATTCCCTATCTACAACCAACAACTTTGCTTTCGAGACCAACTTGGCAGTAGTAAAAGCTTTAGCCCAGTTGTGCAATCAAAATCTTGGCACAAATATCAGTATCGAACACCCCGAACAGATGTCCGATGGTGATAAGACCAAATTGCAAGGGCCGGAAGGCGCCGCCTTCGCCAAGAAAATTGGTGAAAAATATCCAGGACTGGATAGCGCCTGGCGCAATGCTGCCTATTGCATGCAAGTAACTGATTCCATTCAAAAGAATCTTAAGACATTGACAGGTGGCGGGGTGAAAAGAATAAGTTCTGATCACTTTGTAGTGATGGGCACCGATTTCTATCCAGCCATGCGTGCAGCAACCGAGAAAGAGGTTCTAGCAAGTTTGGCATCAACCGGACAAAACTCTAAGGCACCAGTGCGCAACTGGTGCGCACCGATGACCAAGGGCGCCGATGGCAATCTAGTAAGCCAATTGGTTTTTTACAAGCGCACGGATTCACCTGTAATCGGCAAAAGAGAAGGTCATCCTGGCTGGTTGCCACCGGCCCTTGCCCAAGGTTCGATACCGGCAAACAACATGCTTAAATTCATGTTCCACTTGGGCGATCCCAACACACCACAAGCCTCAGTTGTGATCTTACATCCGAGTCCTACTTCACCGTTTTCCAATGTGCCGACAGGCAACAAGCAAGCGGAATACCAGTGCACCCAAGCTATAAAAGTCAAATCAACTTCTGATCCAAACGTAGAAGTAATTTGGCAAGCGCGGGCCAGAGACCAGCACTGCAATCACTACGAACAAGGTGGAGCAAATGATACCAGTGCACCAAATCCCAACTCGGCAGCGAAGCACTTCACCGCCTATCAGTTACCTGAACACAGGAAGGAAGGATTCTCCTTAATTCCGCCTGCTATGGCAGGACCAAATTACAGCGATCAATGGTGTGCGCCGGATAACACACAAGGCTGTCAGGCACTCGCATCCGAGTGGGCCATGACTTGCCCCGTGGTTCAAAAGCCACCACCGCCGCCATCACCCACACCGCCACCGGCACCGCCTGTCTATTACCCACCGCCGTGGTCACCACCACCACCGCCACCATGCTGGACGACCAGTTACTTTAGGGTTGAGCCACCATGGGCAGCGCCGGGCACCATCTATGCTCTGCTCTACGTATCATGCCGTTATTACAACGGCTGCGGACAACTCATCAACGCCACACACTCCTAGAACACACTAATAGGTAGGTTGTCCACACGAAACACATTGACGTGAAACCCATGTCAATGTGTTTCAATTTGCACAGGTAAAGAGGAGTCGGTCATGTTCGGTCAACAAAGCAATAGAAACGCCGCCACTGCCATAGCCACAACTTTTTTCTTGGCGGCACTTCAATCACCTATAAACGCCGCAGTAAATCCAGCAACAGAACCGGCCAACTGGACGCCTATTCTCATGAAATCTGTTACACCACCAAGACCCTTTGTCGGCATCGACGGGCTAACCAATCTTGTTTATGAAGTTGTTCTGACAAATTTTGGCCGTCAACCTGTAAAACTAATTGAAATTCAAGCTCTAGATAAAAACGGACAGGTTCTGCTTAGCCTGTCCAAGCAAAAGCTAGCTGACAATCTCACAGAAGTCGGCAAAACAGAGTCAGCCGATACTCTCTTGCAACCAGGTGAAACAGGTATTGCCTGGATGAACATTTCCTTTCCGGCAGGCACGTCATTACCGTCGGATATTCGCCATAAAGTAACTTACAAAACTTTCAATGAGAGAGAAGAGAAAAGCGATGTCGGTGCCCTCACATCAATTGATACCAAGAAACCAATTCGTATAGGTCCGCCATTAAAAGGCAGTGGCTGGATAGCTAATAACTGCTATGACGGAATTCCTCACAGACGTGCGTTATTTCCAGTAAGCAATGATCTCTACAGCTCGCAGCGCTATGCCATTGACTGGACCAAGCTTAATACGCAAGGTCAAGCTCTTACAGGCAATCCACTGAAAGTAAATTCCTACCCTGCTTATGATGAACCGATTATTGCTGTTGCTGATGGCACCATACTAGGTGTCGTCAATGAATTTCCCGATCAAGTACCTGGTACGGCTTCTAAAAACAAGTTCTATCCAGGCGGCAACACAATAATCATGTCCTTACCGGAAGAAGGCGCATTTGCCTTTTACGCCCACATCAAACCTGGAACGATAGCGGTAAAGGAAGGCGACAAGGTAACGCGCGGCCAAGTAATTGGTCACGTCGGCAATGTCGGTAACTCATCTGAACCGCACTTACATTTCCACGTTACAGACAAACCAACAATTTTTGCCGCCAACAGCATTCCCTATGCAATCGACAATTTCACCGTCGAGGGCAAAATTGACGAGCACAAATTTGATCAAGAAAAACTGAGCAGAAAAAAGGTCACCCTGGAAAAACCGAGCTACGTTGGACCTCATCAGGGACAAATGCCTAAGGAAGGTTCAGTAATTACTTTCGGCCAATAAAAAATTGGGCAGTGCGGGATTCGAACCCACGACCCCCACTATGTCAAAGTGGTGCGCTACCAACTGCGCCAACTGCCCTTTTTGTAACGCTCCGGTTTCGCTATCGCTACGCCGCGCATTGCTCATCGCCACGCTTGCTTCGCTTCTCGCCGTGCTTGCCTATTCTAGCGCGTCTTTCGGCAATTTGTGCCGGCAGGGACGCCCGAGCCTCTTGACAAGGGGAAAATTAGGCGGCACCCAGATTTGAACTGGGGGATAAAGGTTTTGCAGACCTCTGCCTTACCACTTGGCTATGCCGCCATGGCCCCTTACAAGTAGGCTAAGAGCAATCCTATTAGGTAGAGCATTTGTTTGTCAACGAAGCCATGAAGTATCCTAAATGACGCTAAGCTAATGCTGGCAGTCCTGCGAGGATTTGACGACGTTCATGATTATCAAAAGACTGCTGAGCGCCATTCCGCTACTCCTAATACTGTCGCTCTTTTGTTTTGCCATTGTCAGACAAATTCCAGGCGATCCTGTCGATGTTCTTTTAGGAAATAGCCAGAAAGACATACCGGCCGAAGAGTTAACTTCCCTGAGAAAAGAATTTGGTTTGGATGAGCCTTGGCCCAAACAGTATTTTGTCTGGCTGGGTGGCTTTGTCGGCAAAGGCGAACTTGGTCGCTCTTATCGAGATGGCAAACCCGTTCTAACAGTTATCGGCGAACGTATTGGTCCAACAGCGGCGCTGACAGGCACCGCCCTTATCTTCACCTTTGTTGGCGGCATTGCATTTGGATTATTCATGAGTTATTTGTCCGTTCTGAAATTTCAACTGCCTTGTCGCGTGGCCTACCTAGCCACACTATTAGTTTATTCAACACCAAGTTTTTACCTGGCTCTAATTGCTTTGTTCGTTTTTACTCAATGGACTCAAGCAGCTCCCGTTTTAGCTTTCAACAATCCCGGACAAGCTAATACTCCTTTTACGTTTTTAAGCCATGTCTGGTTGCCGGCACTAGTTCTTGCCATACGCCGAGGCGCCAAAGTAGCGCTTTTTATAAAATCGTCCATAACTGAAGAGTTATCCAAACAGTATGTAATTGCCGCGCTGAGCAAAGGCTTAAGCTATAAAGCAGTTATTATCAAACACGTTTTCAAAAACAGTTTAATGCCGGTAATTAGCCTCTTGGGACTTTCATTGCCGTCACTCCTGGGTGGATCAGTGCTTGTTGAAACAATTTTTGCCTGGCCGGGGCTGGGCAGACTTACAGTTGAGGCGACATTTGGGCGGAATTATCCCGTCCTTGTGGCGCTGACTGTTATCTACGGCGTTTTGGTCGTGTTGGCTAATTTGCTGGCTGACATAATTTCTCAATCGGTCGATCCGCGTCTCAAGAATTCTCGACAAAGCGCCACCAGTAAAGCCTATGCAAAAAGTTGATATAAGCACCATATGCGGTATCGTCATTTTCCTGCTGCTAATCAGCATGGCCATTTTTGCGCCACTTATTGCTCCAATCACAGGTTCAATTAGTCCTTTAGCCATCAATCTGGCGGAGCGCAATCTGCCGCTTTTCAGCGCCGGACATTTTTTAGGCACGGATCATTTAGGCAGAGACGTGTTTTCACAAGCAGTATGGGGTGCTCGCGCTTCTTTATTTGTAGGCATTGCTGCAGCTTGTTTGGCTTCAGCATTCGGCAGTTTCTGGGGTGGACTGAGCGCACTTTTGGGCGGCAAAGTTGATTTAGTGATGATGCGTTTTGTCGATGGCATGCTGGCCGTTCCAGGCATTGTTCTAATTCTTTTATTTCAGTCCCTTATATCTACTCCCAATCTTGTCCGTGACCTACCGCATCCAATTGCTCAACTATTACATGTGAGCAATTATAGTTATGGATATTTGCCCGTTGCTGTTGTAGTCATAATCATTGCTGCTACCAGCTGGTTGGAAGCAGCAAGACTAACAAGAGCGCAGGTATTATCCGTAATGAGTGAAGACTTCATAGAAGCAGCTACTGCCACCGGATTGGGACATGCACAAATGTTATTTCACCATCTGATGCCCAACGCGGCAACGGTAATAGTTGCAGAAACAACACTTTTGGTATCGGATGCCGTACTGATGGAAGCCGGTCTTGGTTTTCTCGGTTTAGGACTTGGTCCGGACACACCAAGTTGGGGACACATGTTAGGCACAGCGCAAGCAGGGCTCATTGAAAGCAACTGGTGGTCTGCCAGTGTGCCGGGCCTTTTAATTGCCGCGCTTGTTCTATCCGTGAATCTAATCGGTCAAAAATCTACTGGTATTCGGAACCGGAAGGCAATTGCTCAACCTTCACTGTAATGGTGCGCAATTGTCCCTGCCGTTTGATTATCAAACTCAAGTAATCACCGATGTCAGCCTTGCGTACTATTTCACTGACTTCACCGGGACGGGCAACC
The Candidatus Obscuribacterales bacterium DNA segment above includes these coding regions:
- a CDS encoding ABC transporter permease, whose product is MIIKRLLSAIPLLLILSLFCFAIVRQIPGDPVDVLLGNSQKDIPAEELTSLRKEFGLDEPWPKQYFVWLGGFVGKGELGRSYRDGKPVLTVIGERIGPTAALTGTALIFTFVGGIAFGLFMSYLSVLKFQLPCRVAYLATLLVYSTPSFYLALIALFVFTQWTQAAPVLAFNNPGQANTPFTFLSHVWLPALVLAIRRGAKVALFIKSSITEELSKQYVIAALSKGLSYKAVIIKHVFKNSLMPVISLLGLSLPSLLGGSVLVETIFAWPGLGRLTVEATFGRNYPVLVALTVIYGVLVVLANLLADIISQSVDPRLKNSRQSATSKAYAKS
- a CDS encoding M23 family metallopeptidase, which produces MFGQQSNRNAATAIATTFFLAALQSPINAAVNPATEPANWTPILMKSVTPPRPFVGIDGLTNLVYEVVLTNFGRQPVKLIEIQALDKNGQVLLSLSKQKLADNLTEVGKTESADTLLQPGETGIAWMNISFPAGTSLPSDIRHKVTYKTFNEREEKSDVGALTSIDTKKPIRIGPPLKGSGWIANNCYDGIPHRRALFPVSNDLYSSQRYAIDWTKLNTQGQALTGNPLKVNSYPAYDEPIIAVADGTILGVVNEFPDQVPGTASKNKFYPGGNTIIMSLPEEGAFAFYAHIKPGTIAVKEGDKVTRGQVIGHVGNVGNSSEPHLHFHVTDKPTIFAANSIPYAIDNFTVEGKIDEHKFDQEKLSRKKVTLEKPSYVGPHQGQMPKEGSVITFGQ
- a CDS encoding ABC transporter permease, whose amino-acid sequence is MQKVDISTICGIVIFLLLISMAIFAPLIAPITGSISPLAINLAERNLPLFSAGHFLGTDHLGRDVFSQAVWGARASLFVGIAAACLASAFGSFWGGLSALLGGKVDLVMMRFVDGMLAVPGIVLILLFQSLISTPNLVRDLPHPIAQLLHVSNYSYGYLPVAVVVIIIAATSWLEAARLTRAQVLSVMSEDFIEAATATGLGHAQMLFHHLMPNAATVIVAETTLLVSDAVLMEAGLGFLGLGLGPDTPSWGHMLGTAQAGLIESNWWSASVPGLLIAALVLSVNLIGQKSTGIRNRKAIAQPSL